TCGATGCGGCTGCGCAAGCTCGAAGCCACGCTGGGCCTGTCGCTCGCCACCCGCACCGCGCGGCGGTTGAGCCTCACGCCCGAGGGCGAACGCTTCGCGCGCGAGGCGGCTGCGCTGCTCGGCCAGATCGAGGGGCTGCGCGAGTCGATGCAGCGCGACGACCAGCGGCTCACGGGCACGCTGCGCATCGCCGCGCCCTTCGGCTACGGCCGGCAGTACATAGCGCCCATGCTCGCGCGCTTCGCCCGGCTGCACCCGGGGCTGAGCGTGCAGCTCGACCTGCGCGAGACCCCGTGGCCCGACCGGCACGACGCCGACGCGGTGATCCACATCGGTACGGTGCGCGATTCGTCGTGGGTGGCGCGTACTCTGAGCGCCAACGAGCGCTGGCTGTGCGCGAGCCCGGAATACCTGCGCCTGCACGGCGTGCCCCGCGTGCCGCGCGACGTGATGGAGCACAGCTGCATCTGCATCCGCGAAAACGACGAAGACGTCACGCTGTGGCATGTGCGCCCGGCCAGCCGCGCAGCCTCCAACAAGGCCAAGCGCGAAACCCTGCGCATCTCGCCCGCCTACGTCACCAACGACGGCGGCGTGGCCCGCCAGTGGGCCGAACAGGGCATGGGACTCGTGCTGCGTTCCGAATGGGATGCGGCCGATGCCGTGGCGCGCGGCACGCTGGTGCGCGTGCTGGCCGACTGGCAGTTCGACAGCGCGCCGGTCACGCTGCTGGTGCCGAGCCGCAAGGGGCGCACGGCGCGGGTGCAGGCCATCGTCGAATTCCTGGCGGAGAGCTTCGGCGCCAGGGAAAAGTAGTTGCGCGCATATCCATAGCCGCATTCATTCGTTGGCCGCGCGGGCCTCGCGCGCCAACACTCGCAGCTTCCAATTTTTCGGTGGAGAAGCTTGCGATGACCGTTCCTCTCGATCACTTACCGCCTTCGCGCCGCAGCGTGCTGCAGGCCGGGGTGGCGGCAGCCATCGTGGGCTCCGGCGCCCTGCTCGCCACCGCGGCACGCTCGCAGCCGCGCAAGCTCACCTTCGCCTGGAGCCAGGCCGGCTTCTGCCTGGCCCCGGTGCCGGTGG
This is a stretch of genomic DNA from Variovorax paradoxus. It encodes these proteins:
- a CDS encoding LysR family transcriptional regulator, encoding MIQIEDMQLAAALLREPSLSAAARALDVTPPALSMRLRKLEATLGLSLATRTARRLSLTPEGERFAREAAALLGQIEGLRESMQRDDQRLTGTLRIAAPFGYGRQYIAPMLARFARLHPGLSVQLDLRETPWPDRHDADAVIHIGTVRDSSWVARTLSANERWLCASPEYLRLHGVPRVPRDVMEHSCICIRENDEDVTLWHVRPASRAASNKAKRETLRISPAYVTNDGGVARQWAEQGMGLVLRSEWDAADAVARGTLVRVLADWQFDSAPVTLLVPSRKGRTARVQAIVEFLAESFGAREK